In Sporichthya brevicatena, the following proteins share a genomic window:
- a CDS encoding enoyl-CoA hydratase-related protein has protein sequence MPDVSSFTEIRYEVADRIATITLHRPERLNAFTLTMCQELVAAADAADADDDVRVVILTGEGRGFCAGADLEKGAATFDEDANREPGDDLGSIGGVARDWGGVVTLRFAALRKPLIAAINGVAVGVGATMTLPADVRIASEAARFGFVFARRGIVYDGAASWFLPRVVGVSQASEWVLTGRVFDSAEALAGRLVSRVVPAGELIPTARALAAEIAENTSGVSVALCRRLTWSMLDAPSPWEAHRIETAALAATGKGPDAAEGVMSFLEKRPAQFTARVAEWDHLVPDWPVPPADHRPPAE, from the coding sequence GTGCCGGACGTCAGCTCGTTCACCGAGATCCGCTACGAGGTCGCCGACCGGATCGCGACCATCACGCTGCACCGGCCGGAGCGGCTGAACGCGTTCACGCTGACGATGTGCCAGGAGCTCGTCGCGGCCGCCGACGCCGCCGACGCCGACGACGACGTGCGGGTCGTGATCCTCACCGGGGAGGGCCGCGGGTTCTGCGCCGGCGCCGACCTGGAGAAGGGCGCCGCGACCTTCGACGAGGACGCGAACCGCGAGCCCGGCGACGACCTCGGCTCGATCGGCGGCGTCGCCCGCGACTGGGGCGGCGTCGTCACGCTGCGGTTCGCCGCCCTGCGCAAGCCGCTGATCGCCGCGATCAACGGGGTCGCTGTCGGTGTGGGCGCGACGATGACGCTGCCCGCCGACGTCCGCATCGCCTCCGAGGCGGCGCGCTTCGGCTTCGTCTTCGCCCGCCGCGGCATCGTCTACGACGGCGCCGCCAGCTGGTTCCTCCCCCGCGTCGTCGGTGTCTCGCAGGCCTCGGAATGGGTGCTGACCGGCCGCGTCTTCGACTCCGCCGAGGCCCTCGCCGGCCGCCTGGTCTCCCGCGTCGTCCCGGCCGGCGAGCTGATCCCGACCGCGCGCGCTCTCGCCGCCGAGATCGCCGAGAACACCTCGGGCGTCTCGGTCGCCCTGTGCCGCCGCCTCACCTGGTCGATGCTTGACGCCCCGTCACCGTGGGAGGCCCACCGCATCGAGACCGCCGCCCTCGCGGCGACCGGCAAGGGCCCCGACGCCGCCGAGGGCGTCATGTCGTTCCTGGAGAAGCGCCCGGCTCAGTTCACCGCCCGGGTCGCCGAGTGGGACCACCTCGTCCCCGACTGGCCCGTCCCCCCGGCCGACCACCGCCCCCCGGCTGAGTAG
- a CDS encoding molybdopterin-containing oxidoreductase family protein, which produces MTTVEKSTYCRICEPQCGLIATVENGKLVKLRADKDDPHSKGFFCTKGVAMAEVVNDPDRLLTPMKRVGGPGEFEPCSWDEALDAIAASFQRLRSAHGPTSLAVHEGNPPYFSYAAAFWGKNFAAALGTPWFYGVNSEDGASRVAAFKMLYGHCAHMPIPDIPRTDVLLMIGANPWVSKMSFVHDPRVREHMTGVVERGGRVFVVDPRETQTAKVFEHVPIRAGQDAFFLLSLLHVILGEDLYDKEFVARWTTGFEVWRQIVKRFPPEATSERTGIAPEVVREIARTIGNARRAVVYGRTGTCTQEFGTLTNVLQDFVNIVTGNFQREGGWLWAWSPVETAYLAEKLNFASFGKVRTRVDNLPDSYGFLPSSALATEILTPGEGQIRGMMMIGSNPVVTGPQGQKLTEALESLEMFAAIDLYMNETNKHAHYLLPATTMYEREDAPIQFANRYMRPSFRVTDKVIEPMGQAREEWEVLDDVCKRMGLGGAHMFGIERWFAKRGIEMKPRHMADLLIRTGKGGDLFGLRRSGWSWKKYAEKAPRGVVFHEEMPIGSVRSVIKTKDRKIPMADPRFIAELERLEATPVEIAEYPLRMIGLREMNSHNSWMHNSPRLMPDKRRHHLHINPEDAAVLGLAEDDLANLASEGGQIEVQVTLNPEMIRGTVALPHGWGHAGGWQRANAAGGSTSNFLASRVEALSGISVLNGIPVRLDPVARSADVVAAAEDVAADAVAQRT; this is translated from the coding sequence ATGACCACCGTCGAGAAGAGCACGTACTGCCGCATCTGCGAGCCGCAGTGCGGGCTGATTGCCACCGTCGAGAACGGCAAGCTGGTCAAGCTCCGCGCCGACAAGGACGACCCTCACAGCAAGGGGTTCTTCTGCACCAAGGGCGTCGCGATGGCGGAGGTGGTCAACGACCCGGACCGGCTCCTGACGCCGATGAAGCGCGTCGGCGGGCCCGGCGAGTTCGAGCCCTGCTCCTGGGACGAGGCGCTGGACGCCATCGCCGCGAGCTTTCAGCGGCTGCGGTCGGCGCACGGCCCCACGTCGCTTGCCGTGCACGAGGGCAACCCGCCGTACTTCTCCTACGCCGCCGCGTTCTGGGGCAAGAACTTCGCCGCCGCGCTCGGCACGCCGTGGTTCTACGGCGTCAACTCCGAGGACGGCGCCTCCCGTGTCGCCGCCTTCAAGATGCTCTACGGGCACTGCGCGCACATGCCGATCCCGGACATCCCGCGCACCGACGTGCTGCTGATGATCGGCGCGAACCCGTGGGTGTCGAAGATGAGCTTCGTCCACGACCCGCGCGTGCGTGAGCACATGACGGGCGTCGTCGAGCGCGGCGGCCGCGTGTTCGTCGTCGATCCGCGCGAGACGCAGACCGCGAAGGTCTTCGAGCACGTCCCGATCCGGGCCGGCCAGGACGCGTTCTTCCTGCTCTCGCTGCTGCACGTGATTCTCGGCGAGGACCTGTACGACAAGGAGTTCGTCGCCCGCTGGACGACCGGCTTCGAGGTCTGGCGCCAGATCGTCAAGCGCTTCCCGCCGGAGGCCACCTCCGAGCGCACCGGCATCGCGCCCGAGGTCGTCCGCGAGATCGCGCGCACGATCGGCAACGCCCGCCGCGCCGTCGTCTACGGCCGCACCGGCACCTGCACGCAGGAGTTCGGGACGCTGACGAACGTCCTGCAGGACTTCGTCAACATCGTCACCGGCAACTTCCAGCGCGAGGGCGGCTGGCTGTGGGCGTGGTCCCCGGTCGAGACCGCCTACCTCGCCGAGAAGCTGAACTTCGCCTCGTTCGGCAAGGTGCGCACCCGCGTCGACAACCTGCCGGACTCCTACGGCTTCCTGCCGTCCTCCGCCCTGGCGACCGAGATCCTCACGCCGGGCGAGGGGCAGATCCGCGGCATGATGATGATCGGGTCGAACCCGGTCGTCACCGGCCCGCAGGGGCAGAAGCTCACCGAGGCGCTCGAGTCGCTGGAGATGTTCGCGGCGATCGACCTCTACATGAACGAGACCAACAAGCACGCGCACTACCTGCTCCCCGCGACGACGATGTACGAGCGCGAGGACGCCCCGATCCAGTTCGCGAACCGCTACATGCGGCCGTCCTTCCGGGTCACCGACAAGGTCATCGAGCCGATGGGGCAGGCTCGCGAGGAGTGGGAGGTCCTCGACGACGTCTGCAAGCGCATGGGTCTCGGCGGCGCGCACATGTTCGGCATCGAGCGGTGGTTCGCCAAGCGCGGCATCGAGATGAAGCCCCGTCACATGGCGGATCTGCTCATCCGGACCGGCAAGGGCGGCGACCTGTTCGGCCTGCGTCGCTCGGGCTGGTCGTGGAAGAAGTACGCCGAGAAGGCTCCGCGCGGCGTCGTGTTCCACGAGGAGATGCCGATCGGCTCGGTTCGGAGCGTCATCAAGACCAAGGACCGCAAGATCCCCATGGCGGACCCGCGCTTCATCGCCGAGCTCGAGCGGCTCGAGGCGACTCCGGTCGAGATCGCCGAGTACCCGCTGCGCATGATCGGCCTGCGCGAGATGAACTCCCACAACTCGTGGATGCACAACTCGCCGCGTCTGATGCCGGACAAGCGCCGCCACCACCTGCACATCAACCCCGAGGACGCGGCCGTGCTCGGCCTGGCCGAGGACGACCTCGCCAACCTCGCCTCCGAGGGCGGGCAGATCGAGGTCCAGGTGACGCTGAACCCGGAGATGATCCGCGGGACGGTCGCGCTGCCGCACGGCTGGGGTCACGCGGGCGGCTGGCAGCGGGCGAACGCGGCCGGCGGGTCGACGTCGAACTTCCTCGCCTCGCGGGTCGAGGCGCTCTCGGGCATCTCGGTGCTGAACGGGATCCCCGTCCGCCTCGACCCGGTCGCGCGGTCGGCCGACGTCGTCGCGGCGGCGGAGGACGTGGCGGCGGACGCTGTTGCCCAGCGCACGTAG
- a CDS encoding wax ester/triacylglycerol synthase domain-containing protein, translated as MNDAIDPVWPTTTGMNPFESVMWRLDAAPMLRVPTLSCEELDTVPDWDRFLAAHEWAVRMAPQFRLKVVEPPLGLGTPRWTVDPHFDLSFHIRRQRLPEGGGWPELFEALGQFFTTPLDRSRPLWEIVLYSGLPEGRAVYALKMHHSMGDGFAVMHLLSRLHSRTREPSPDKPLPGDLPAPELSEVDALRHQIIEDASIVPSVATKIGSAALRTVTNPVGGLKATARYAASLKRVVAPPVGSGSPLLAGRSMSMRLSLIDVPFSDFRAAAKAAGGSVNDAYLAALFGGYRRYHEAMGVEPPESIPTGFPISLRKADEAASGGNRIAAARIPGPVAEADPVQRIARIRELTQAARNEPAVDVMGVASPALARLPSPVLAAAVGPLTAGLQLMASNVPGIGPGHYLAGAEVLRFFGYGRSGAAALITFITSGDLASVGVGFDPAAITEPKLFLDCMVEGFAEILDLHPGSGKPVLRG; from the coding sequence ATGAACGACGCCATCGACCCGGTGTGGCCCACGACCACGGGCATGAACCCCTTCGAGTCGGTGATGTGGCGGCTCGACGCGGCGCCCATGCTGCGCGTGCCGACCCTGTCGTGCGAGGAGCTGGACACGGTCCCGGACTGGGACCGTTTCCTCGCCGCGCACGAGTGGGCCGTGCGCATGGCGCCGCAGTTCCGCCTCAAGGTCGTCGAGCCCCCGCTCGGACTCGGTACCCCGCGCTGGACGGTCGACCCGCACTTCGATCTTTCCTTCCACATCCGGCGCCAGCGGCTGCCCGAGGGCGGCGGCTGGCCGGAGCTGTTCGAGGCGCTCGGCCAGTTCTTCACCACGCCCCTGGACCGCAGCCGGCCGCTGTGGGAGATCGTCCTGTACTCCGGCCTGCCGGAGGGGCGCGCCGTCTACGCGCTCAAGATGCACCACTCCATGGGTGACGGCTTCGCCGTCATGCACCTGCTCTCCCGGCTGCACTCCCGTACCCGGGAGCCCTCGCCCGACAAGCCGCTGCCGGGCGACCTGCCGGCGCCCGAGCTCAGCGAGGTCGACGCCCTGCGTCACCAGATCATCGAGGACGCGTCGATCGTGCCGTCGGTCGCCACCAAGATCGGCTCGGCTGCGCTGAGGACTGTCACGAACCCCGTCGGCGGGCTCAAGGCCACCGCGCGGTACGCGGCCTCCCTCAAGCGCGTCGTCGCACCACCGGTCGGGTCGGGCTCGCCGCTGCTCGCCGGACGCAGCATGAGCATGCGGCTCTCGTTGATCGACGTGCCGTTCTCCGACTTCCGCGCGGCGGCGAAGGCGGCCGGCGGTTCGGTCAACGACGCCTACCTGGCCGCGCTGTTCGGCGGCTACCGGCGCTACCACGAGGCGATGGGCGTCGAGCCGCCGGAAAGCATTCCGACCGGCTTCCCGATCTCGCTGCGCAAGGCCGACGAGGCCGCCAGTGGCGGCAACCGCATCGCTGCCGCGCGCATCCCGGGCCCCGTGGCCGAGGCCGACCCGGTTCAACGCATCGCTCGGATCCGCGAGCTGACGCAGGCGGCCCGCAACGAGCCGGCCGTCGACGTCATGGGCGTCGCCTCGCCGGCGCTGGCCCGCCTCCCGTCCCCGGTGCTCGCGGCCGCGGTGGGCCCGCTGACCGCGGGTCTGCAGCTGATGGCGAGCAACGTCCCCGGCATCGGCCCCGGCCACTACCTCGCGGGCGCGGAGGTGCTGCGCTTCTTCGGGTACGGACGCTCCGGTGCGGCCGCACTGATCACGTTCATCACCTCCGGCGACCTCGCGAGCGTCGGCGTCGGGTTCGACCCGGCCGCGATCACCGAGCCGAAGCTGTTTCTCGACTGCATGGTCGAGGGCTTCGCCGAGATCCTCGACCTGCACCCGGGTTCCGGCAAGCCGGTGCTCCGCGGATGA
- a CDS encoding alpha/beta hydrolase: protein MTERTIRPHVRRRTKATLRSRMVVAAFGKATAPALAKLNGDEITPEIAARFARLDKASARIPALRGSRTERFTIGDFEAEWVHGPGVPGGAPDSRDRVILYLHGGGWLFGNVGSHRRMISKLSRAAGLPVLALDYRLVPKVTFEQEIADCVAGYRWLLEQGVKPENVVIMGDSAGGHLTFATAIHARDAGLPMPAGLVGISGVYDMTTEHKRAHANHAADRTGALAALEWMMRVVLAGADPTDGKVSPLRADLTGLPRTLLVVSSTEVIYCDSEQMADRLTEAGVPCTLSVWPNQLHVFQAFGPVVPEATRSLVEIARWVRNVVA from the coding sequence ATGACGGAGCGCACCATCCGGCCGCACGTCCGCCGGCGGACCAAGGCCACCCTCCGCTCGCGCATGGTCGTCGCCGCGTTCGGCAAGGCGACGGCCCCGGCGCTCGCGAAGCTGAACGGGGACGAGATCACGCCCGAGATCGCGGCCCGGTTCGCCCGGCTGGACAAGGCCTCCGCCCGCATCCCGGCACTGCGGGGCTCGCGGACCGAACGCTTCACGATCGGCGACTTCGAGGCCGAATGGGTGCACGGCCCCGGCGTGCCGGGCGGTGCGCCGGACTCCCGGGACCGGGTGATCCTCTACCTGCACGGCGGCGGCTGGCTGTTCGGCAACGTCGGCTCGCACCGGCGGATGATCTCCAAGCTGTCGCGGGCCGCCGGCCTGCCGGTGCTCGCGCTCGACTACCGGCTCGTGCCGAAGGTGACGTTCGAGCAGGAGATCGCCGACTGCGTCGCCGGCTACCGCTGGCTGCTCGAGCAGGGCGTGAAGCCGGAGAACGTCGTGATCATGGGCGACTCTGCCGGTGGTCACCTCACCTTCGCCACCGCGATCCACGCCCGTGACGCGGGTCTGCCGATGCCGGCCGGGCTGGTCGGCATCTCCGGCGTCTACGACATGACGACCGAGCACAAGAGGGCCCACGCGAACCACGCCGCCGACCGGACCGGCGCCCTCGCCGCGCTGGAGTGGATGATGCGCGTCGTCCTCGCCGGTGCCGACCCCACCGACGGCAAGGTCTCCCCGCTCCGCGCCGATCTCACCGGCCTGCCGAGGACGCTGCTGGTGGTCAGCTCGACCGAGGTCATCTACTGCGACTCGGAGCAGATGGCCGACCGGCTCACCGAGGCCGGGGTGCCGTGCACCCTCTCGGTCTGGCCGAACCAGCTGCACGTCTTCCAGGCCTTCGGCCCGGTGGTCCCCGAGGCGACCCGCTCGCTCGTCGAGATCGCCCGCTGGGTACGCAACGTGGTGGCCTGA